The Synechococcus sp. M16.1 genome includes the window ACACCGGTGACAGCTATGGAGCAGCTCTTGTGCTCACCGAGATGATCACATTGTTGGGTCTGGCCTTGCTCCTGCCGGCCAGCTGAGGACGAATGCATTGCCCTGAGTGGGCAGATCGGGAGCGATTGTGGAAGGCTCCACGCAGAGCGTGAGCTTGCGGCCCTGCTGCTCCGCAAGGGAGCGTGCAAGGGCGAGACCAAGGCCGGTGCCCGCCCGGTCTTGTCCGGTGGACCCCCGTGCTCCCCGCTTGAAAATCAGGTCGCGCTCCTCCAGGGGGATCGGCGGCCCGTTGTCCCAGACGCAGAGCCCATCGGGCAACAGGTACAGCCCCACGCTGCAGCCCGCTGGGCTGTAACGGAAGGCATTCTCAAGGAGGTTGGCGACGATCTCCGCGATCGTTCCGTCCTGGGACGGTTGATCAATCCACTGGGGCCAAAGGTCTGGTCCCCGCCAGGGTCGGCCCTGCAGGCTTGCCGTCGCTTCCGCCCGCTCCAGCAGAGGCATCAGCAGGGTTTGCATGGTGGCCTCACCTTCGGCAGGCCCTGGGGGCAACAGGGTGGGGCCAAGGGGGTCCTGTTCGGGGAGACGTTGTTGCCCGAGGCCATCGAGCACGTCGATGTATTGGCCGAGTTGGCGTTGTTCCGAGAGCATTCCCTCCACGAGTGGGCGGTGGGAGCTGTCGGCTTCGAGCCGCCGCAGCAGCAGTTGGGCGTAGGTGCGCAGGGCAGCCAGTGGATTGCGCAGCTGATGCACGAGGGTGCGCAGCTGCTCGTTTTGTTGGCTGAGTTCCTGGCGAAGTTGCAGGCATTCCAGGTCACGCCCCAGGGCGTGGCTGATGGCGGCGGCACTGCGCCGCATCCGTTGGTCCAGGGTCAGCGTCCAGCTCCGCTGCGGATCCAGGTCCGCGCGCAGGGCTCCCAGGATCAGACCGGCATCCTGGAGGGGGTACCAGCGCCGACTCTCGTGCGGCAGGCGCAGGTTCGGGTCTGCGTCGGCAGGGGGAAGCAAGCGTTCATTGGCCGACCATTGCCGGATCAGCAGAAGTGGCGGGCCTTGCTGATTGGGTGGCGCACTGACGTAAAGCCCCAGATGCTGGATGCCTTCTTTGGCGGTTAGATCAGCCAGCTGTTGATCGGTGAAATCGAAGAATCGATCGGTGAGCTGCATCAGTTCCGGACGATCAATTCAGGTGCTTGAGCAAGCCTGCGCCAGGGGGACTTGAAAAATCTGGGAAAAGTCTTAAGATCCTCTTATCGACCGAGGCGCTGTTCACCATGAACAGACGCCCGCCAGCTCTCGCAACGGTTGCAATTGCTTCGCAACCAAAGCTACAGCAGAGGTTGCAGTGTCCTCCGCTGGTTCCCGCTTGGGTGTTGGTGTCCTGCCGGTGATTGTGGTGTGTCTGCAATTGCCCCGACGCTCCCCTTGCGTCTGGCGTTTTCGCGCCGACAGCACCCGTTTGTTCTGACGATCCACCCCGTTCTTCCTTTCGTACCGGAGCCCTTCCATGTCCAAGAAGCGCAAGCGCATTAGCCGTCGTCGCCTGGCAGGTCAGCGGGTCCTGGCCCATGTGCCAACCCATCACCTCGAAACCGGTGAGTACAAGCCCGTGACGGCCGCTCGTCGTTACATCGCTGAGGGTGGACTGGTGCCTCCGGCGTTGCTGAACGTGCGCCGCAATGAGCACACCACCGACCGCTTCTTCTGGGGTGAGAAAGGTCTGTTCAGCGCTCAATACGCCGAAGAGAACCATTTCCTCTTCCCCTCATTGCGCACCATTGTTGATTCCATCGGTGAAGACAAGCTCTTCGAGGGTCTCGAGCTTGGCGCCGATGATTGGGAGGAAATGGAGGAGTACGAATACGCCTTCGTTTGATCACGCGTTCTCCAGAACACGCTCGATAAATATCAGGATCGGCTGCACCGTCTCATCAGGGATGGTGTGGCCGTTTTTGAATGGAACTGTCTGACATTGATCGGGCTGCAACTGCGCAGCGATCGACTGCATGGCCTGGAACGGCACCACGGAATCGTCTGAACCATGCATCAGCAACACAGGGGGGTGTTGCTGGGGCGGAGCCCAGTTGGGGTGTGGATAGCCGCTGCAGCTGATCAGCCCTGCAATCGGCAGGGCGCAGCCGCCTTCCAGGGCCATGGCTCCCCCCTGGGAAAAGCCGAACACCACCGTTCGTTCGAGTCCAAGACCTGGGCTGTTCAGGCACTGAAGTTGAGCCTTGAGGCGCTCAACGGCCGCGGGAACGGCATCCCACTGGGCTGGGAACAGGCCATACCACTGACGCCCTCCCGGTTGGTCGGGATGGAGCTCAGGAGCCTCTAGGCACACCACATCAAGGGTCTTGGAACACTCTCGCGCCAGGCGATCGCCCAGGGGTTTGAGATCCTCTCCGTTGGCTCCCCAGCCGTGGAGCAGCACCAGCCGGCCATCCATGGGGCATGAGCATCACTGCTGCGTAGGTTGGCTCACGACCCAGTCACGACCCTTCGATGGCTCCTGTCGCTCTGCTGAGTGTTTCCGATAAGTCCGGGCTGGTGCCCCTGGCGGAGGCCCTACATCGGACCCATGGCTATCAGCTGCTCTCCAGTGGGGGCACGGCCAAGGTGCTCGAGCAGGCCGGCCTTCCGGTGACCCGTGTGTCGGAGCACACCGGGGCTCCAGAAATTCTTGGCGGTCGTGTGAAAACGCTCCATCCAAGGGTGCATGGCGGGATTTTGGCCAAGCGGGGTGATGCGTCCCATCAGGCCGATCTTGAGCAGCAGAACATCGCCCCCATCGATGTGGTGGTGGTCAACCTCTATCCCTTTCGCGAGACGATTGCTCGGCCTGACGTCACCTGGGATCAGGCGATCGAGAACATCGACATCGGTGGCCCCGCCATGGTTCGGGCGGCCGCCAAAAACCATGCTGATGTGGCTGTTCTTACCAGCCCTGACCAATACGACCGTCTGTTGACCGCCATGGCGGAGTCGGGCGGGAGCGTGCCTTCAGAGCTGAGGCGCCAACTGGCCCTGGAAGCGTTTCAGCACACGGCGTCGTACGACACGGCGATCAGCCGCTGGATGGCCGACCAAACTGCTGCAGAAGACAGCCCTTGGCTGGAGGCGGTGCCGCTGCGGCAGACCCTTCGGTACGGCGAAAATCCCCATCAGAAAGCGCGTTGGTTCAGCCATCCCAAACAGGGTTGGGGTGGGGCCATTCAGCTGCAGGGCAAGGAGCTGAGCACCAACAACCTGTTGGATCTCGAGGCGGCCCTCGCCACGGTGCGGGAGTTCGGCTACGGAGCCGATGGTTCCGCACCGGCCTTGCAGCCTGCCGCCGTGGTCGTCAAGCACACCAACCCCTGCGGTGTGGCGATCGGAACTTCCATTCCTGCTGCACTGACGCGGGCCCTGGATGCCGATCGTGTGAGTGCCTTCGGCGGCATCATCGCCATCAATGGTGTGGTGGAAGCCACGGCGGCCCGTGAGCTCACCAGTCTGTTTTTGGAATGCGTCGTGGCACCGGGCTTTACACCCGAGGCACGGGAGGTGCTGGCGGCCAAAGCCAATCTGCGCCTGTTGGAACTGGCTCCGCAGGCCATTGACCTCGCCGGCCCCGATCACGTGCGCAGCATCCTGGGTGGTCTCCTGGTTCAGGACCTCGATGACCAGGCGATCACGCCGGCCGACTGGACCGTGGCCAGCCAGCGGCCGCCCACACCGCAGGAAAAGCAGGACCTGGAATTTGCCTGGCGATTGGTGCGTCACGTTCGCTCCAACGCCATCGTTGTGGCCAAGGATGGCCAGAGCCTCGGCGTGGGTGCTGGTCAGATGAATCGTGTGGGCTCAGCGCGGATTGCCCTGGAGGCTGCGGGTGAGAAAGCCCAGGGGGCTGTTCTGGCCAGTGATGGTTTCTTCCCGTTTGACGACACGGTGCGTCTGGCTGCCAGCTACGGCATCACCGCCGTGATCCATCCCGGCGGAAGCATGCGCGATGCCGATTCGATCAAAGCCTGCGATGAGCTCGGCCTGGCGATGCAGCTCACGGGGCGCCGCCATTTCCTGCATTGACGCTGGTGGGGGCCGCCGGCCCCCTAGCCTCGCGGCACTGAAGAGTCCCCTTCAATGCTCGCCACCCTCCCCTTCAGCCTCAATTTCGCTCACCCCCTAGCGGAGTGGGGCCTGCTCGCCGTTGGTGGTTGGGCTCTCTACCTGGGAATCAAGGCCAAGAAAACGCGCACCGGTACCCCAGAACAGCGCAAAGAACTGGTGCCGAAAAAGTTCGCCCAGCGCCATTACCTCTGGGGCAGCATCCTGCTGGCCGTGATGACCCTCGGGACCCTGGGCGGCATGGCGGTCACCTATCTGAACAACGGCAAGTTGTTTGTTGGTCCGCACCTGCTGGTGGGTCTGGCCATGACCGGGATGATTGCCGTTGCCGCCTCGCTCTCACCCCTGATGCAGCGGGGCAATGTGATTGCTCGTAAGGCTCATGTGGGCCTGAACATGGGCATGCTCACGCTGTTCCTCTGGCAGGCCGTCAGCGGCATGGAGATCGTCAACAAGATCTGGACCAACCGCTGAAGATGCTTCAGAAGGCTGCCCGCTGACGGGGCGGGCAGCTCAGGCCATGGGCGGCGTGGAAATCTTCCTGGACCTTCCAGGTGAGCCGTCGTGAGATCTGACGGACAATCTGCTTGAGCAGATGATCACCACTGCTCTGGACCAACTGATCCGGGAGCATGGTGATCACCTTGGGCAGACGGATCCAGACCTTGAGATCCAGGTCCCACTGGACGGAGGTGTGGTCCTGTTCGGGGATCAGGCGCATCCCCGCGCGGAAGTCGACGTCGTAGTGATGGCGCAGGGCGAGCGACTGCGGCACGGTTCGAACGGTTTCGATCCGGTAGATCCCTTCCTGCTGTGGCAGTAGCCGCAGAGCGATCGTGGGCTCCACCTCGAAGCCGAAGTTGCCGAACCGCCCCAGGGTCAGGCTGTAGGACTGCCGATCGATGGCCTCGACCTGCATCGGGCTGGCGCAACGTTCAAACCAGCTCTGATGGTCATCCAGGTAGCGAGCTACCACCGCTTTGGGCGCCAGCATCTGCATCGAATCCTCGAAGTGGCTGCTGTAGCAGCGCACCTGCGGGTCGGCACCGTGAAGCTGATTGTCGGTTTCGGTGGGCGACAAGACCGTCACGGATGGGGAGCTGCCGGCGGAGGGCGATTAAAGATGAACCAATGTAAAGCTCTCTGCGCTTCAGTTTTCGCTCAATTGCATCAGTTTTTCGATCACCTCTTCCACCGCCCGATCCGGGGTTGAGGCACCGGAGGTGATTCCCACCCGCACGGGGCCTTCAGGCAGGAAATCGCCCTCACGACAGAGGTCGGCTGCCAGTGGTTTGTGCTCGATCGAATTGCTGCCGACATCGATGCGCTCGGGCGTGTCGATGTGGAACGAGCGAATGCCACGGCTGACGGCAATCTCCTGCAGGTGGGTGGTGTTGGAGGAGTTGAAACCACCGATCACCACCATCAGGTCCAGAGGTTCATCCACCAGGGAGAACATGGCGTCCTGACGCTCCTGGGTGGCGTCGCAGATGGTGTTGAAGGCCAGGAAGTGGTCGTTGAGTTGGGTGGGACCGTATTTGCTCAACATCGTGCGTTCAAACAGGCGTCCGATTTCCTCTGTTTCGCTCTTCAGCATCGTGGTCTGGTTGGCCACACCCAGACGTTCGAGGTCCCGATCGGGATCGAACCCTGGAGAGCAGGCTTTGGCAAAGCGTTTGATGAAGTCGTCACGGTCCCCATTGCCGAGGATGTAGTCGGCGACGTACTGGGCTTCCTCCAGATCGAGCACCACCAAATAGGTGCCTGCAAATGAGCTGGTGGCCAGTGTTTCCTCGTGCTTCACCTTGCCGTGAATGATCGAGCTGAAGGTGTGCTTTTTGTGTTTCTCCACGGTGTTCCACACCTTGGAGACCCAGGGACAGGTTGTGTCAACGATGTGGCAGCCCCGTTCGTTCAGCAGCTGCATTTCC containing:
- a CDS encoding sensor histidine kinase KdpD, translated to MQLTDRFFDFTDQQLADLTAKEGIQHLGLYVSAPPNQQGPPLLLIRQWSANERLLPPADADPNLRLPHESRRWYPLQDAGLILGALRADLDPQRSWTLTLDQRMRRSAAAISHALGRDLECLQLRQELSQQNEQLRTLVHQLRNPLAALRTYAQLLLRRLEADSSHRPLVEGMLSEQRQLGQYIDVLDGLGQQRLPEQDPLGPTLLPPGPAEGEATMQTLLMPLLERAEATASLQGRPWRGPDLWPQWIDQPSQDGTIAEIVANLLENAFRYSPAGCSVGLYLLPDGLCVWDNGPPIPLEERDLIFKRGARGSTGQDRAGTGLGLALARSLAEQQGRKLTLCVEPSTIAPDLPTQGNAFVLSWPAGARPDPTM
- a CDS encoding DUF3155 domain-containing protein → MSKKRKRISRRRLAGQRVLAHVPTHHLETGEYKPVTAARRYIAEGGLVPPALLNVRRNEHTTDRFFWGEKGLFSAQYAEENHFLFPSLRTIVDSIGEDKLFEGLELGADDWEEMEEYEYAFV
- a CDS encoding alpha/beta hydrolase: MDGRLVLLHGWGANGEDLKPLGDRLARECSKTLDVVCLEAPELHPDQPGGRQWYGLFPAQWDAVPAAVERLKAQLQCLNSPGLGLERTVVFGFSQGGAMALEGGCALPIAGLISCSGYPHPNWAPPQQHPPVLLMHGSDDSVVPFQAMQSIAAQLQPDQCQTVPFKNGHTIPDETVQPILIFIERVLENA
- the purH gene encoding bifunctional phosphoribosylaminoimidazolecarboxamide formyltransferase/IMP cyclohydrolase, translating into MAPVALLSVSDKSGLVPLAEALHRTHGYQLLSSGGTAKVLEQAGLPVTRVSEHTGAPEILGGRVKTLHPRVHGGILAKRGDASHQADLEQQNIAPIDVVVVNLYPFRETIARPDVTWDQAIENIDIGGPAMVRAAAKNHADVAVLTSPDQYDRLLTAMAESGGSVPSELRRQLALEAFQHTASYDTAISRWMADQTAAEDSPWLEAVPLRQTLRYGENPHQKARWFSHPKQGWGGAIQLQGKELSTNNLLDLEAALATVREFGYGADGSAPALQPAAVVVKHTNPCGVAIGTSIPAALTRALDADRVSAFGGIIAINGVVEATAARELTSLFLECVVAPGFTPEAREVLAAKANLRLLELAPQAIDLAGPDHVRSILGGLLVQDLDDQAITPADWTVASQRPPTPQEKQDLEFAWRLVRHVRSNAIVVAKDGQSLGVGAGQMNRVGSARIALEAAGEKAQGAVLASDGFFPFDDTVRLAASYGITAVIHPGGSMRDADSIKACDELGLAMQLTGRRHFLH
- a CDS encoding DUF4079 domain-containing protein, which produces MLATLPFSLNFAHPLAEWGLLAVGGWALYLGIKAKKTRTGTPEQRKELVPKKFAQRHYLWGSILLAVMTLGTLGGMAVTYLNNGKLFVGPHLLVGLAMTGMIAVAASLSPLMQRGNVIARKAHVGLNMGMLTLFLWQAVSGMEIVNKIWTNR
- a CDS encoding DUF1997 domain-containing protein is translated as MTVLSPTETDNQLHGADPQVRCYSSHFEDSMQMLAPKAVVARYLDDHQSWFERCASPMQVEAIDRQSYSLTLGRFGNFGFEVEPTIALRLLPQQEGIYRIETVRTVPQSLALRHHYDVDFRAGMRLIPEQDHTSVQWDLDLKVWIRLPKVITMLPDQLVQSSGDHLLKQIVRQISRRLTWKVQEDFHAAHGLSCPPRQRAAF
- a CDS encoding 4-hydroxy-3-methylbut-2-enyl diphosphate reductase; this encodes MDTHAFKRSLHHSERYNRRGFGRAEEVAESLEQAYQSGLIGTIRDNGYRLEHGRLNVRLAEAFGFCWGVERAVAMAYETRKHYPSERLWITNEIIHNPSVNDHLREMDVQFIPVEEGVKDFSGVTSGDVVILPAFGATVQEMQLLNERGCHIVDTTCPWVSKVWNTVEKHKKHTFSSIIHGKVKHEETLATSSFAGTYLVVLDLEEAQYVADYILGNGDRDDFIKRFAKACSPGFDPDRDLERLGVANQTTMLKSETEEIGRLFERTMLSKYGPTQLNDHFLAFNTICDATQERQDAMFSLVDEPLDLMVVIGGFNSSNTTHLQEIAVSRGIRSFHIDTPERIDVGSNSIEHKPLAADLCREGDFLPEGPVRVGITSGASTPDRAVEEVIEKLMQLSEN